In Cyanobacteriota bacterium, a genomic segment contains:
- a CDS encoding heme oxygenase (biliverdin-producing) — protein MSGNLATKLREGTKKSHTMAENVGFVKCFLKGVVEKTSYRKLVANLYFVYSAMEEEMERHQHHPILSKIYFPELNRKASLEQDLSYYYGVNWRDQVAPSEAAQAYIQRIREVSNTEPELLAAHSYTRYLGDLSGGQILKGIAQRAMNLSDGQGTAFYEFKDIPDEKQFKQTYRQALNEFPVDDATADRIVDEANAAFGMNMKMFMELEGNLIKAIGQMLFNTLTRRRTRGSTEEVLATEEA, from the coding sequence ATGAGTGGCAACTTAGCAACAAAATTACGGGAAGGCACCAAAAAATCCCACACGATGGCGGAAAATGTTGGCTTTGTCAAGTGCTTTTTGAAGGGTGTGGTCGAAAAGACCTCCTATCGGAAGTTGGTTGCTAATCTCTATTTTGTCTATTCAGCGATGGAAGAAGAGATGGAACGCCACCAGCATCATCCGATTTTGTCAAAGATCTATTTTCCTGAGCTAAACCGCAAGGCCAGTTTAGAGCAAGATCTCAGTTACTATTATGGTGTGAACTGGCGTGACCAAGTCGCTCCCTCTGAGGCAGCACAAGCCTACATCCAGCGCATCCGTGAAGTGTCTAATACTGAGCCGGAACTGTTAGCAGCTCACTCCTATACACGCTATTTGGGGGACTTGTCGGGTGGGCAAATCCTCAAAGGAATTGCTCAGCGAGCCATGAATTTGAGCGATGGCCAAGGAACTGCCTTCTACGAGTTTAAGGACATTCCTGACGAGAAGCAGTTTAAGCAAACCTATCGGCAAGCCTTGAATGAGTTTCCAGTGGATGATGCAACTGCTGATCGCATTGTGGATGAAGCCAATGCAGCCTTTGGGATGAATATGAAGATGTTCATGGAACTAGAGGGTAACTTGATTAAGGCGATCGGACAGATGCTGTTTAACACGCTTACTCGTCGCCGCACCCGTGGTAGTACCGAAGAAGTGCTAGCGACTGAAGAAGCTTGA